The Lytechinus pictus isolate F3 Inbred chromosome 10, Lp3.0, whole genome shotgun sequence genome includes a window with the following:
- the LOC129269872 gene encoding transcription intermediary factor 1-beta-like, whose protein sequence is MASMDHILPPNLQCPICLELLDDPKQLSCEHTFCKRCVHDLLACSSRSVENCLKCPVCQSTTDVGGSIIGNLNTNVPLKCLLEEYRSKKGLCEMCDKKAKAKLYCRDCEKEMCRACLKIHNKWSPNLKHEVISLKEIRKGVMVFNEKVYCQEHKSDGKDHVCTDVCNTCNKFICLRCRMLFHEKKGHSVFDAEEYKSSIRKEIEYLVDQGKMKSKTLNNHVAYVMSQMDRVIDHTDSIQAQINKDYNDMCKRLKERKRALDWQLYVQKKELCQRLEEMKDTSVKMVVNIEKASELAGYSLNAPLRGITITIHETLSSELKTVLDTDNPEQKFSRDIAERAEEIMFDQKSQCDQLEIGDILFVKCRLKCDVGLTEENTINTMAATSDGMMAVGYSTGGIDVFNADGQLQTTVLKDVNILGVGFLSDGRRVVLSTSNIMTLYTSEWEIQSTRFQTLALDEAGIADLTIGDENQIYISYRTAKQIQEFTPAGGNAIRVISCQGYEPEQICSFGNGFIIKSSSSSACTVSVVDCQGVIEHNVSVENGAFCHSAVCRERSILICSFQADEGILTVKEHNDELAPVKTLVCHRIVKPERHWFCLQQFRSGEIAFCTTERIYIFE, encoded by the coding sequence ATGGCTTCCATGGATCACATATTACCACCCAACTTACAGTGCCCAATATGTTTGGAACTTCTTGATGATCCTAAACAGTTATCTTGTGAGCACACATTTTGTAAGAGATGTGTTCATGATTTGTTGGCATGCTCTTCACGGAGTGTTGAAAATTGCCTAAAATGCCCAGTTTGTCAGAGCACGACGGATGTCGGTGGTAGTATTATAGGAAATCTCAACACAAATGTTCCTCTCAAGTGTCTCCTAGAAGAGTACAGAAGTAAGAAGGGCCTTTGTGAAATGTGCGACAAAAAAGCAAAAGCCAAGCTCTATTGCCGTGACTGCGAAAAGGAGATGTGTAGAGCTTGCCTAAAAATCCATAACAAGTGGTCGCCTAACCTCAAGCATGAAGTTATTTCCTTAAAGGAGATCAGAAAAGGGGTGATGGTCTTCAACGAAAAGGTGTACTGTCAAGAACATAAGTCTGATGGGAAAGATCATGTCTGTACCGATGTCTGTAATACTTGCAACAAATTTATTTGTCTGAGATGTCGAATGctgtttcatgaaaagaaaGGTCATTCCGTCTTTGACGCTGAAGAGTACAAGAGTTCTATccgaaaagaaattgaatatctCGTTGACcaaggaaaaatgaaaagtaagaCTCTCAACAATCATGTTGCCTATGTTATGAGTCAAATGGACCGTGTTATTGATCACACTGACAGCATACAGGCTCAAATAAACAAGGATTATAATGACATGTGCAAGAGACTAAAGGAGCGAAAACGGGCACTAGATTGGCAGTTGTATGTTCAGAAGAAGGAACTCTGCCAGAGACTAGAGGAAATGAAAGACACCAGTGTAAAAATGGTCGTGAATATCGAGAAGGCGAGTGAACTGGCTGGCTACAGTTTAAATGCACCACTTAGAGGGATCACCATTACCATCCATGAAACACTTTCAAGTGAATTAAAGACAGTCCTCGATACGGATAACCCAGAACAGAAGTTTTCTCGTGACATAGCTGAACGGGCTGAGGAAATAATGTTTGACCAAAAGAGTCAGTGCGATCAGCTAGAGATAGGGGATATCTTATTCGTGAAATGTAGGCTGAAATGTGACGTAGGTCTCACAGAGGAGAACACTATCAATACGATGGCTGCTACCTCTGATGGTATGATGGCAGTAGGATACAGTACAGGGGGAATCGACGTCTTCAATGCTGATGGCCAACTGCAGACAACAGTACTCAAAGACGTTAATATCCTAGGGGTAGGATTCCTTTCTGATGGTCGGCGTGTTGTACTATCCACCAGTAATATCATGACATTGTACACATCAGAATGGGAGATACAGAGCACACGGTTTCAGACTCTAGCTCTTGATGAAGCAGGAATCGCTGACCTCACCATTGGCGATGAAAATCAGATCTACATCAGCTACAGGACAGCTAAGCAGATCCAGGAATTCACACCAGCTGGTGGAAATGCCATAAGAGTGATATCATGTCAAGGGTACGAACCTGAGCAGATCTGCAGCTTTGGGAATGGGTTCATAATAAAATCTAGCAGTAGTTCTGCCTGTACGGTGAGTGTCGTCGACTGTCAAGGTGTGATAGAACACAATGTATCAGTCGAGAACGGTGCTTTCTGCCATTCTGCAGTATGTCGCGAAAGGTCTATCCTCATCTGTTCATTCCAGGCTGATGAGGGGATACTCACTGTCAAGGAGCACAATGACGAGTTGGCTCCAGTTAAGACACTCGTTTGTCACAGGATTGTGAAACCTGAAAGGCACTGGTTTTGCCTTCAACAATTCCGATCTGGGGAAATCGCCTTCTGTACGACAGAGAGGATTTACATCTTCGAATAG